One genomic segment of Capricornis sumatraensis isolate serow.1 chromosome X, serow.2, whole genome shotgun sequence includes these proteins:
- the DKC1 gene encoding H/ACA ribonucleoprotein complex subunit DKC1 isoform X1: protein MADAEVLILPKKHKKKKERKSLPEEAVAEIQHAEEFLIKPESKVAQLDTSQWPLLLKNFDKLNVRTTHYTPLPCGSNPLKREIGDYIRTGFINLDKPSNPSSHEVVAWIRRILRVEKTGHSGTLDPKVTGCLIVCIERATRLVKSQQSAGKEYVGIVRLHNAIEGGTQLSRALETLTGALFQRPPLIAAVKRQLRVRTIYESKMIEYDPERRLGIFWVSCEAGTYIRTLCVHLGLLLGVGGQMQELRRVRSGVMSEKDHMVTMHDVLDAQWLYDNHKDESYLRRVVYPLEKLLTSHKRLVMKDSAVNAICYGAKIMLPGVLRYEDGIEVNQEIVVITTKGEAICMAIALMTTAVISTCDHGIVAKIKRVIMERDTYPRKWGLGPKASQKKLMIKQGLLDKHGKPTDSTPTTWTQEYVDYSNSAKKDVPPKAVKATPVVAEVVKTPKRKRESESEDASLAAPQAVKKEKKKKKKEKAKAAVEKPGAGDSDSTKKKKKKKIKVEMVSE from the exons ATGGCGGACGCGGAAG tcCTTATTTTGCCGAAGAAacacaagaagaaaaaggagcGAAAATCATTACCAGAGGAGGCTGTGGCG GAAATACAACATGCTGAAGAATTTCTCATCAAACCTGAATCCAAAGTGGCTCAGTTGGACACGTCTCAGTGGCCCCTGTTGCTAAAG AATTTTGATAAGCTAAATGTAAGGACAACACATTACACACCTCTTCCTTGTGGTTCAAATCCTCTGAAGAGGGAGATTGGGGACTACATCAG GACAGGTTTCATTAACCTTGATAAGCCCTCCAACccctcttcccatgaggtggtaGCCTGGATCCGGCGAATACTTCGGGTCGAGAAGACAGGTCACAGTGGAACCCTGGATCCCAAGGTGACTGGTTGTTTAATAGTGTGCATCGAACGAGCCACTCGCTTGGTGAAATCACAGCAGAGCGCAG GCAAAGAGTATGTGGGGATTGTCCGGCTGCACAATGCTATCGAAGGGGGGACTCAGCTTTCCAGG GCCCTAGAAACCCTGACAGGTGCCTTATTCCAGCGACCCCCACTCATTGCTGCAGTAAAAAGGCAACTCCGAGTCAGAACCATCTACGAGAGCAAAATGATTGAGTATGACCCTGAAAGACGATTAG gAATCTTCTGGGTGAGTTGTGAGGCTGGCACTTATATTCGGACGCTGTGTGTTCACCTTGGTTTGTTGTTGGGAGTTGGTGGTCAGATGCAGGAGCTCCGGAGGGTTCGTTCTGGAGTCATGAGTGAAAAG GACCACATGGTGACGATGCATGACGTGCTTGATGCCCAGTGGCTGTATGACAACCATAAGGATGAGAGTTACCTGCGGCGAGTCGTTTACCCTTTGGAAAAGCTGTTGACGTCTCATAAACGGCTAGTCATGAAAGATAGTGCA GTGAACGCCATCTGCTACGGGGCAAAGATCATGCTCCCAGGTGTCCTGCGCTACGAGGACGGCATTGAGGTCAATCAAGAGATCGTGGTCATTACCACCAAAGGGGAGGCCATCTGCATGG CAATTGCACTGATGACCACAGCAGTGATCTCCACCTGCGACCACGGCATTGTAGCCAAGATCAAGAGAGTTATCATGGAGAGAGACACTTACCCTCGGAAGTGGGGTTTAGGGCCAAAA GCAAGTCAGAAGAAGCTGATGATCAAGCAGGGCCTTTTGGACAAGCACGGCAAGCCCACCGACAGCACACCTACCACCTGGACGCAAGAGTACGTCGACTACAG CAATTCTGCCAAGAAAGACGTGCCACCCAAAGCAGTCAAAGCCACGCCAGTAGTTGCTGAGGTAGTGAAAACCCCAAAG CGGAAGCGAGAGAGCGAGAGTGAGGACGCGTCCCTGGCAGCTCCGCAGGCagtcaagaaggaaaagaagaagaaaaagaaggagaaggcCAAAGCTGCTGTGGAGAAACCAGGAGCTGGG GACAGTGACAGcaccaagaagaagaagaagaagaaaatcaaagtGGAAATGGTCTCCGAGTAG
- the DKC1 gene encoding H/ACA ribonucleoprotein complex subunit DKC1 isoform X2 has protein sequence MADAEVLILPKKHKKKKERKSLPEEAVAEIQHAEEFLIKPESKVAQLDTSQWPLLLKNFDKLNVRTTHYTPLPCGSNPLKREIGDYIRTGFINLDKPSNPSSHEVVAWIRRILRVEKTGHSGTLDPKVTGCLIVCIERATRLVKSQQSAGKEYVGIVRLHNAIEGGTQLSRALETLTGALFQRPPLIAAVKRQLRVRTIYESKMIEYDPERRLGIFWVSCEAGTYIRTLCVHLGLLLGVGGQMQELRRVRSGVMSEKDHMVTMHDVLDAQWLYDNHKDESYLRRVVYPLEKLLTSHKRLVMKDSAVNAICYGAKIMLPGVLRYEDGIEVNQEIVVITTKGEAICMAIALMTTAVISTCDHGIVAKIKRVIMERDTYPRKWGLGPKASQKKLMIKQGLLDKHGKPTDSTPTTWTQDNSAKKDVPPKAVKATPVVAEVVKTPKRKRESESEDASLAAPQAVKKEKKKKKKEKAKAAVEKPGAGDSDSTKKKKKKKIKVEMVSE, from the exons ATGGCGGACGCGGAAG tcCTTATTTTGCCGAAGAAacacaagaagaaaaaggagcGAAAATCATTACCAGAGGAGGCTGTGGCG GAAATACAACATGCTGAAGAATTTCTCATCAAACCTGAATCCAAAGTGGCTCAGTTGGACACGTCTCAGTGGCCCCTGTTGCTAAAG AATTTTGATAAGCTAAATGTAAGGACAACACATTACACACCTCTTCCTTGTGGTTCAAATCCTCTGAAGAGGGAGATTGGGGACTACATCAG GACAGGTTTCATTAACCTTGATAAGCCCTCCAACccctcttcccatgaggtggtaGCCTGGATCCGGCGAATACTTCGGGTCGAGAAGACAGGTCACAGTGGAACCCTGGATCCCAAGGTGACTGGTTGTTTAATAGTGTGCATCGAACGAGCCACTCGCTTGGTGAAATCACAGCAGAGCGCAG GCAAAGAGTATGTGGGGATTGTCCGGCTGCACAATGCTATCGAAGGGGGGACTCAGCTTTCCAGG GCCCTAGAAACCCTGACAGGTGCCTTATTCCAGCGACCCCCACTCATTGCTGCAGTAAAAAGGCAACTCCGAGTCAGAACCATCTACGAGAGCAAAATGATTGAGTATGACCCTGAAAGACGATTAG gAATCTTCTGGGTGAGTTGTGAGGCTGGCACTTATATTCGGACGCTGTGTGTTCACCTTGGTTTGTTGTTGGGAGTTGGTGGTCAGATGCAGGAGCTCCGGAGGGTTCGTTCTGGAGTCATGAGTGAAAAG GACCACATGGTGACGATGCATGACGTGCTTGATGCCCAGTGGCTGTATGACAACCATAAGGATGAGAGTTACCTGCGGCGAGTCGTTTACCCTTTGGAAAAGCTGTTGACGTCTCATAAACGGCTAGTCATGAAAGATAGTGCA GTGAACGCCATCTGCTACGGGGCAAAGATCATGCTCCCAGGTGTCCTGCGCTACGAGGACGGCATTGAGGTCAATCAAGAGATCGTGGTCATTACCACCAAAGGGGAGGCCATCTGCATGG CAATTGCACTGATGACCACAGCAGTGATCTCCACCTGCGACCACGGCATTGTAGCCAAGATCAAGAGAGTTATCATGGAGAGAGACACTTACCCTCGGAAGTGGGGTTTAGGGCCAAAA GCAAGTCAGAAGAAGCTGATGATCAAGCAGGGCCTTTTGGACAAGCACGGCAAGCCCACCGACAGCACACCTACCACCTGGACGCAAGA CAATTCTGCCAAGAAAGACGTGCCACCCAAAGCAGTCAAAGCCACGCCAGTAGTTGCTGAGGTAGTGAAAACCCCAAAG CGGAAGCGAGAGAGCGAGAGTGAGGACGCGTCCCTGGCAGCTCCGCAGGCagtcaagaaggaaaagaagaagaaaaagaaggagaaggcCAAAGCTGCTGTGGAGAAACCAGGAGCTGGG GACAGTGACAGcaccaagaagaagaagaagaagaaaatcaaagtGGAAATGGTCTCCGAGTAG